A portion of the Cryptomeria japonica chromosome 5, Sugi_1.0, whole genome shotgun sequence genome contains these proteins:
- the LOC131043971 gene encoding 36.4 kDa proline-rich protein-like, producing the protein MASLVEAWHPPPPPSSSSSPSPPPPPGSSSGGNSSSCPLNALKLGACVDVLGGLVNATIGDPAVNTCCPVLQGVLAIEAALCLCTTIRVKLLNLNIILPIALELFVQCGLTPPAGFTCPPLS; encoded by the coding sequence ATGGCTTCTCTGGTGGAAGCATGGCATCCCCCTCCAcctccttcatcttcatcttctccttctcCTCCCCCGCCGCCAGGTTCATCAAGTGGGGGGAATTCATCAAGCTGTCCACTTAATGCACTGAAATTAGGAGCCTGTGTGGATGTGCTGGGAGGGCTGGTAAATGCTACCATTGGAGATCCTGCTGTCAATACTTGCTGCCCTGTTTTGCAAGGTGTTTTGGCAATTGAGGCAGCCCTGTGTTTGTGCACAACTATTAGGGTTAAGCTTCTGAACCTGAACATCATCCTTCCCATCGCTCTTGAGCTCTTTGTTCAGTGTGGCCTCACCCCCCCTGCTGGATTTACTTGCCCACCACTTTCTTAG